The segment GTAGAAGTAAAGGACCTATGGCTAAGAATAAAACTATATTCACCTGTCAGAATTGCGGATATCGTTCTTTACGCTGGTTGGGGAGATGTCCTGATTGTGAAGAGTGGAATTCTTTTGTAGAAGAAGCAGTTGATTCCTTTGTTTCAGAAGAGCGAGAAAAATCAGAACTACCCCGTCTTCTCGCAGAGATTAATATTCAGGAAGAAGAAAGAGTTTCTACTGGAATAGAAGAATTTGATCGGCTTTTGGGAGGAGGGATTGTTCGGGGTTCAGTAATTCTGGTAGGGGGAAATCCCGGGGTGGGTAAATCTACTATCCTTCTTCAAGTTTCCCATAGTTTGAGCATGAGGGGAAATACAGTTTTTTATGTTAGTGGGGAAGAGTCCTTGAACCAGACAAAGATACGTGCAGAGAGGTTGGGTTTAGTGGGAGATAAACTTTTTATAGTTAATGAGAATGATGTAGATTTTATAATTGAGGATATTAAAAAAATAAATCCTGGGGTTGTAATTATTGACTCAATACAGATACTCTATAAAAAGGAATTCTCGTCCAGCACGGGCACAGTGACTCAAGTACGTGAATGTGCTCAACTACTCACCTCATTAGCTAAAGAGAAGGGAATTTCGATGTTTCTGATTGGGCATGTAACCAAGGAAGGAGTTTTGGCTGGGCCTAAGGTCTTGGAACATCTGGTGGACACAGTTTTATATTTCGAAGGTGAGGATTTCAGTCAAAGGAGAATATTACGGGCGGTAAAGAATCGGTTTGGTTCGACTAATGAGATAGCAATCTTTGAAATGTCTGCTAAAGGTTTGATGGAGGTGAGGAATCCTTCAGAGATGTTTTTAGGTGAACGTGGAGAAAATATTCCTGGCTCTTTAATCGTTCCTGTTATGGAAGGATTGCGCCCATTATTGGTAGAAATACAGGCATTGGTGGTTTCTTCTCTTCCCGGGATTGCTCGTAGGCGCTGTATTGGTTTAGATTTTAATCGTATACCATTACTGATTGCAGTAATGGAGAAAAGGTTGGGTTTACATCTTGGTGGTCAAGATATTTTTGTCAATGTGGTAGGAGGAATAAAAGTAATGGAACCAGCAGTAGATTTAGGGGTGATTTTGGGGATTGTTTCCAGTTTCCGTAATTTAGCGGTTTCTAAGGACACAGTGGTTTTGGGAGAAGTGGGGTTAGGTGGAGAGGTGAGGTCGGTAAGTTTTGCGGAACTGCGGATTCAGGAGGCACAGAAACTGGGTTTTAAGAAGGCGATTTTACCTAAAGGTAACCTTTCTTCCATAAAAGATCTTAAAAAAGATTTTGAGATTAGAGGAGTGAAAAATATTGAAGAAGCAGTAGACTTGGTTTTAGGATAAATTTATTTAAATGGAGGAATAAAATGGCTATTGTTTTTTTGAGATTTTTTTTTATTATTTGCTCTTCTTTTACAGGGTATTATCTTGGCAAATGGGGATGGTTTAGTCAGCCTTTATTTGGGTTTTTTGTTGGGCTTTTAATCTCTACTTTGGTTGTAGTACTAGAGATATTTATGCGCAGGGTCTCTCTACGTGATTTTTTTGCCATAATCTTCGGCCTTATTCTGGGGTTGGTTACTGCAAAACTTTTGGTTTGGATATTAGAACTTTTTCCTCTTGAACCAAAAATTCTCTCTTCTTTACGCCTTATCTTTACTTTCGTTTTTTCTTACTTGGGGATAGTGATTGCTTTGAAAGGTAAAGAGGAGTTTAGTCTTTTGATTCCTTATGTGAAACTTTCTCCTCAGAGTCGGAAAGAGGAGATTATAATTCTTGATACCAGTGTAATTATTGATGGAAGAATTGCCGATATTTTTCAGACCCGCTTTATAGAAGGCAAAGTGGTCATTCCCCGTTTTGTGTTAAAGGAACTTCAGCAAATTGCTGATTCTCAAGACCATCTGCGCAGGACGCGGGGAAGAAGGGGTTTGGATATTCTTAATCGGATAAAAAAAATTCCGCGTATCGAAGTAAGGATTCATGAGGAAGATTATCTGGATATTCCCGAAGTAGATGCCAAATTGGTTAAATTGGCAAAGAGTATTGAGGCAAGAATTCTTACAAACGATTATAATCTGAATAAAATTGCCGAACTTCAAGGAGTGACAGTTCTAAATATAAACGACCTTGCCAACGCTTTAAAACCGGTGGTTCTTCCTGGGGAAACGATGGTTGTGAAATTGGTAAAGGAAGGCAAGGAGCATAATCAGGCAGTAGCTTATCTCGACGATGGAACGATGATTGTGGTAGAAGAAGCTCGCCATCTTTTGGGTAAAACGGTGGACATCACAGTTACTTCTGTTCTCCAAACTTCTGCAGGAAGAATGATATTTGGTAAAGTGGGTAGATAACAATTTATGCTAACCAGAAGACAGCGCAGCTTTCTCCGTTTCTGGATTAGCACAATAATAATTAGCAAAGGGATATTGTTTTTATTGAATAGGTATCTTATTCTTCTCTACGCTATAATTTTTTTTCTTTTCTTTTTAGGTTTTTCCCTGCGAATTCTTAATCTTTATCCTGGGGAAAAAACCATTAATTTTAGATGGTCTGGCGGTTTTGATAGGGATACTTTTTGTTTTTCTTGCCGGAGTTTTCGCTTCTACAAAGTTAAGATTTCTTTTGATTACTCTTTCCTTTCTTATAGTTCTTCCGCATCTGGCTTATATCGTCAAGAATAAAGATATCTAAATAAAGTTTATTTGTTGAATATCTTCCTTCCTTGTGCTAAAATTTTCTCTAAAATGAGAATTTCTGCTATTATCCCTTCAGCAGGAAGAGGTAAGCGCTTGAGGGAAAATAAAGATAAAGTTTTTGTTACCCTGGATAACAAACCCATTATTTATTATACACTTAAGAGTTTAGAAGAAATAGAAGAGATAGGAGAAATTATTTTGGTGGTCAGTGGGCGGTCGTTCATGTATGCAAAGGATGAATTTCTAAAAAAAATTAGATTTACAAAGGTTAAAAAGGTTGTAAAAGGAGGACCTACACGCACCGATTCTGTATGGAATGGACTTAAAGAAATAGACAAAACAGCAGATTTAATTTTAGTCCATGATGGGGCAAGGCCTTTTATTAATAAGATTTTACTTAAAAAGGTAATAGAGGCAGGAGCAAGGTTTGGAGCGGCGGTATTAGGAGTTCCCATTAACGCGACGATAAAAAAGGTTAAAAGCGGTTCAGTCGTAGAGACAGTTTCTCGGGAATATATTTGGGAAACTCAGACACCGCAGGTGTTTAGAAAAGATTTGATTGTATCTTGTTATCAACAGGCAATTAATGAGGGATTTAAGCCTACTGATGATGCTCAAGTTTTAGAACATTATGGGAAAAAGGTTAAGATAGTGGAAGGCAGCATTTTAAATATAAAGATTACTACCCCCGAGGATTTATTTCTGGCAAAGGCAATTTTAAAATATCAAGTAGCAAAGAAAACGTTTAAGTCAATTCGTTAAGTTTGTTATGTTCTTTTGAATCACTTTGTGTCCTTTTACTAAATTAGCCGGGCTAATAAAATTTTCAAACTTAACGAATAAAAATTTTGGTTTTTTAGCCATGAGAGTTGGTTTAGGTTATGACATTCATCGCTTAGTAAAAGGGAGAAAACTTTTTCTGGGAGGGGTAGAGATTCCTTATGAGAAAGGTCTTTTAGGGTACTCCGATGGAGATGTAATCCTACATGCCCTTTCGGACGCACTCCTCGGAGCAATAGGAAAAGGCGATATTGGAGAACATTTTCCTAATAATGATCCAAAATATAAAGACATTGCGAGCAGAGAAATTCTTAATTTTGTTTTTAAATTGGTTTTAGCTAAGAGATTTATAATCAGGAACTTAGATATTACCTTAATTGCGGAGCATCCAGAGATTTCTAAGTATAAAGAGAAGATGAAAAAAAATATTGGTGGAATTCTTAGAATTTCTAGGGATAATATTAATATTAAAGCCACGACTCATGAAGGGATTGGTTCTATTGGTAAGGGCGAGGCAATGGCAGCATGGGCAGTGGTATTGTTAGATAAATAATATTTTTACAAGTCAAGATTTTATATAAGAGGCGAAGAAATTTCCGAAAGCGAAGCAGATTGATGAAAAAAATAATGAAGGAGTGATTTATATGTGGAATATAATTCTGTTAGTTCTTGCAATTTTTGCGATAATTATTGTTTTAATTTCCATTATCTTCCGTCCAGAAATAAAGGCTGCTTCAGAGCGTGACCCGGCAGCAAAATCGGCTTTGGAAATAATCTTAAATTATCCTAGTCTTCACGCCCTCATTTTTTATCGCATCTCCCATCTTTTCTGGAATCTGAAGATTCCCTTGATTCCGCGTTGTATTTCGCAGTTTGCCCGTAATGTTACAGGAATCGAGATTCATCCCGGAGCAAAGATTGGCAAAGGGTTTTTTATCGATCACGGTATGGGGGTGGTCATTGGAGAAACTACGGTTATTGGAGACAACGTTACTTTATATCAAGGAGTTACTTTAGGGGGAACGGGCAAAGAAAAAGGTAAACGGCATCCTACAATTGGGAATAATGTAGTTATTGGAGCAGGGGCGAAGGTTTTGGGAAATATTGTTATTGGCGATAACGTTCAGATTGGAGCAAACGCCGTCGTGATAAAGGATGTTCCTTCCAATTGTACAGTAGTAGGGGTTCCGGGGAGAGTTGTAAAGCATGAAGGTGTTCCTGTGCCTACGATTAGTTTAGACCATACTAATCTTCCTGATCCCCTGGCGCAAGCGGTTGAACGTTTACAGAGCGAGATTGAATTGATTGAGAAACAGTTGAAAGAATGGAGGACTAAAAAAAGTAGTGATAAAGATGATAAATCATAGATTATAAATCCCCTACTTCTAAACAGATTGATTCTTAGTATTTATGGTTTTGGGTAAATGGGATGGGAATAAGGATTTTTAATACATTAACTGGCAAAAAAGAAATTTTTAGACCTATAAATAAGGGTAAGGTGAGGATCTATGTTTGTGGTCCTACAGTTTATGATGAACCGCACATTGGACATCTACGTTCTGCCTACATTTTTGAAGTAATCAGACGATATTTGATTTTCAGAGGATATAAGGTTAAATTTGTAAAAAATATTACCGATGTTGATGATAAGATAATTGAAAAGGCAAAAGAAGAAATTAAATCACTATCTACTAATCCTCAGCCCCCAGTAGATTTAAAGAGTAAAGTTAGGGAAGTAGCAGAAAGGTATCTCAAGAAATATCACGAAGCGATGGAAGTTTTTGGTATAACTCCTCCAGATGTAGAGCCGAAAGTAACCGAACATATTCCCGAGATATTAAAAATTATAGAAGGGCTAATTAAGAAAGGTTTTGCTTATGAAAAAGAAGGTGATGTGTATTTCCGAGTAAAAAGGTTTTCTCGTTATGGTAAGTTGTCAAATCAGAGCACGGAAGAATTAATTACTGGTGCACGTGTTGAACCAGACGATAAAAAAGAAGACCCTCTGGATTTTGCTCTCTGGAAGAAAGCTAAAGAAGATGAACCAAGCTGGCAGACTCCGTGGGGAGAAGGTCGTCCTGGATGGCATATAGAATGTTCTGCAATGAGTATGCGATATTTAGGGAAGAATTTTGATGTGCATGGAGGAGGTAAAGATTTAATCTTTCCTCACCATGAAAATGAAATTGCTCAAGCCGAAGTTTATACCCGGAAAAGATTTGCCAACTACTGGATTCATAATGGTCTATTGACTATAAATGGCGAAAAAATGGCGAAGTCTCTGGGAAACTTTATCTCTGCAGATGAGATTTTCAAAAGGTATCATCCCGAGGTTTTGAAACTTTTTTTTCTCTCTGCGCATTACAGCCATCCCATAGATTTTAGTGATAAGAAAATGGATGAGGCAAAAAGGGCACGAGAGAGATTTTATATATTACTTAGGAAAATAGATGAAAGCATACCATTTAACGCTCACCAGTCACCAGTTAAGAAAAAAAAGTCAGCGACTGCTGTTGATAGGTTTCGGAAAGAATTTGTATCCGCGATGGATGATGATTTTAATACTTGCCGTGCGTTAGCAGTTCTTTTTGAAATGGTAAATTTTGCTAATAAAAGTCTCGATAAAAAAAGTATTCTTATAGAGGTAAAGAGATTACTTTTAGATTTAGGCAAAATATTTGGTTTGTTTGAGAGACAAGAGAGAGAGGAGGTATTAGAGAGTTTAATGAAATTGATTATTTATATCAGACAGGCTCTGCGCGAAAGAAAGGATTATACTTTAGCGGATAAAATAAGAAAGGATTTAAAAGAAATAGGGATAATTTTGGAAGACGATGCGAAAAATACAAGCTGGCGTTTCGAAGCGTAATACAAAAAATTTATTATGAAAGTACGCACAAAGGAAACTTTAACTGCTTACTTATTTCTTTTGCCCAATTTCTTAGGATTTTTGGTTTTTACCTCTCTTCCTGTAATTTTTTCTCTAATTTTGAGTTTTTTTGATTGGGATATATTGAATCCTCCCAAATTTGTGGGTTTAGGTAATTTTATAAAACTGTTGGGTTTTAGTTTTACTGATAAAACACTCACTTTCAATGATCCTCATTTCTGGTATTATGTTTTTAATACTGTTTTTCTGATGCTGGTAATTCCTCTGGAGATATTTGGGGCGCTAGTTATTGCTTTAGCCTTAAATCAAAGAATTCGGGGTATTGTTTTTTATCGCACTATTTTTTATTTGCCTTATATCTCCTCGGGTGTCGCTACGGCAATAATATGGAGGGGGATTTTAAACCCGGATTTCGGTCTTCTTAATACAATTATTGCCAAGTTGGGTAATTTTTTGCATTTAAGTTTTCAAGGGCCGAATTGGCTCTCTCATCCTTTTTGGGCAAGGATTTCTATGATGCTTGTAGGGCTATGGACAATTATTGGAGGAAATAACTGCCTTCTTTTTTTGGCTGCTCTTCAGGGGATCCCACGCGACTTATACGAAGCGGCGGAGATA is part of the Candidatus Omnitrophota bacterium genome and harbors:
- the cysS gene encoding cysteine--tRNA ligase, with the translated sequence MGIRIFNTLTGKKEIFRPINKGKVRIYVCGPTVYDEPHIGHLRSAYIFEVIRRYLIFRGYKVKFVKNITDVDDKIIEKAKEEIKSLSTNPQPPVDLKSKVREVAERYLKKYHEAMEVFGITPPDVEPKVTEHIPEILKIIEGLIKKGFAYEKEGDVYFRVKRFSRYGKLSNQSTEELITGARVEPDDKKEDPLDFALWKKAKEDEPSWQTPWGEGRPGWHIECSAMSMRYLGKNFDVHGGGKDLIFPHHENEIAQAEVYTRKRFANYWIHNGLLTINGEKMAKSLGNFISADEIFKRYHPEVLKLFFLSAHYSHPIDFSDKKMDEAKRARERFYILLRKIDESIPFNAHQSPVKKKKSATAVDRFRKEFVSAMDDDFNTCRALAVLFEMVNFANKSLDKKSILIEVKRLLLDLGKIFGLFERQEREEVLESLMKLIIYIRQALRERKDYTLADKIRKDLKEIGIILEDDAKNTSWRFEA
- the ispF gene encoding 2-C-methyl-D-erythritol 2,4-cyclodiphosphate synthase, whose amino-acid sequence is MRVGLGYDIHRLVKGRKLFLGGVEIPYEKGLLGYSDGDVILHALSDALLGAIGKGDIGEHFPNNDPKYKDIASREILNFVFKLVLAKRFIIRNLDITLIAEHPEISKYKEKMKKNIGGILRISRDNINIKATTHEGIGSIGKGEAMAAWAVVLLDK
- the radA gene encoding DNA repair protein RadA, which codes for MAKNKTIFTCQNCGYRSLRWLGRCPDCEEWNSFVEEAVDSFVSEEREKSELPRLLAEINIQEEERVSTGIEEFDRLLGGGIVRGSVILVGGNPGVGKSTILLQVSHSLSMRGNTVFYVSGEESLNQTKIRAERLGLVGDKLFIVNENDVDFIIEDIKKINPGVVIIDSIQILYKKEFSSSTGTVTQVRECAQLLTSLAKEKGISMFLIGHVTKEGVLAGPKVLEHLVDTVLYFEGEDFSQRRILRAVKNRFGSTNEIAIFEMSAKGLMEVRNPSEMFLGERGENIPGSLIVPVMEGLRPLLVEIQALVVSSLPGIARRRCIGLDFNRIPLLIAVMEKRLGLHLGGQDIFVNVVGGIKVMEPAVDLGVILGIVSSFRNLAVSKDTVVLGEVGLGGEVRSVSFAELRIQEAQKLGFKKAILPKGNLSSIKDLKKDFEIRGVKNIEEAVDLVLG
- the ispD gene encoding 2-C-methyl-D-erythritol 4-phosphate cytidylyltransferase, which translates into the protein MRISAIIPSAGRGKRLRENKDKVFVTLDNKPIIYYTLKSLEEIEEIGEIILVVSGRSFMYAKDEFLKKIRFTKVKKVVKGGPTRTDSVWNGLKEIDKTADLILVHDGARPFINKILLKKVIEAGARFGAAVLGVPINATIKKVKSGSVVETVSREYIWETQTPQVFRKDLIVSCYQQAINEGFKPTDDAQVLEHYGKKVKIVEGSILNIKITTPEDLFLAKAILKYQVAKKTFKSIR
- the cysE gene encoding serine O-acetyltransferase; its protein translation is MWNIILLVLAIFAIIIVLISIIFRPEIKAASERDPAAKSALEIILNYPSLHALIFYRISHLFWNLKIPLIPRCISQFARNVTGIEIHPGAKIGKGFFIDHGMGVVIGETTVIGDNVTLYQGVTLGGTGKEKGKRHPTIGNNVVIGAGAKVLGNIVIGDNVQIGANAVVIKDVPSNCTVVGVPGRVVKHEGVPVPTISLDHTNLPDPLAQAVERLQSEIELIEKQLKEWRTKKSSDKDDKS
- a CDS encoding sugar ABC transporter permease, with amino-acid sequence MKVRTKETLTAYLFLLPNFLGFLVFTSLPVIFSLILSFFDWDILNPPKFVGLGNFIKLLGFSFTDKTLTFNDPHFWYYVFNTVFLMLVIPLEIFGALVIALALNQRIRGIVFYRTIFYLPYISSGVATAIIWRGILNPDFGLLNTIIAKLGNFLHLSFQGPNWLSHPFWARISMMLVGLWTIIGGNNCLLFLAALQGIPRDLYEAAEIDGANSWQKFWRITWPMISPTTFFIAIMSIIGGFQGGFMLAYIMTGGGPGGATTTIEYYIFNNLYTFQKAGYAASIAWVLFLIILFFTRLSWKFGGKKVEYH